A single region of the Podospora pseudopauciseta strain CBS 411.78 chromosome 1, whole genome shotgun sequence genome encodes:
- a CDS encoding hypothetical protein (EggNog:ENOG503P319) produces the protein MPAVDVAMKRSVGEGFLDLLARAIRPALVRRNLEGQIGDVRATFASWDSCMAESYCKWLVIGLMILGGIIIFSVLWCIIRCACCAKSCCCSCFKCLQCCGNCCGCCDPPRGDRRQYLDEPYIPPNQGYKSQEPMHLGYDSRPTAPPVFSGGGGGGGGYAASTGVTSKPQYAEFDVSKNKPGNEDALPEMPSWEGAESKKIVLEEEEEAVEMNQLKKPEANSPNAQSPTMMNGVAAAGAIPGRGSTSPNPGSRSPYGPPGAGAQSNGYFPPGAVANDPYNQTAQSYNQPAGGYGQPGQGYGMAPGANGPGAVGIGAIGPGAMGPGAIGPGRRSPGNVGGGYNTGYDNNDYGQPGYGQQGYGQQQQGVTPRQTGQGGGYDNYGDIYDSYGTGTNQPYGGAQELDAGSYGQPPSAQPAAGPQAGYGGAYGQGQRRTPGPQADAGYGNPNQRRTPGPQSDYNNGYGGSPRRTPAPQDSYGGGGYDAPAPAYGSSQDRRSPGPQQGYGRPPPNRQYSSSDSRGPQRQYSGNDVSSSSDNMGGFDFGTSYSRPSQQQQQPSSGYGRPPQAQQSSGYRQATTPVVEEQSAAYPGYKPYSPGPPN, from the exons ATGCCTGCGGTAGATGTGGCTATGAAGAGGAGTGTAGGGGAAGGGTTCTTGGACTTGCTGGCTCGCGCGATTCGTCCGGCTCTCGTGCGGAGAAATCTTGAGGGACAGATTGGAGATGTCCGGGCAACATTCGCCAGTTGGGACAGCTGCATGGCGGAATCCTATTGCAA ATGGTTAGTAATCGGGCTCATGATTCTTGGGGGTATCATCATTTTCTCAGTGCTATGGTGCATCATTCGCTGCGCGTGCTGCGCCAAATCATGTTGCTGCTCGTGCTTCAAGTGTCTCCAGTGCTGCGGTAATTGCTGTGGGTGCTGTGACCCTCCAAGGGGTGACCGAAGGCAGTATCTTGACGAGCCGTACATCCCGCCAAATCAGGGTTACAAGTCGCAGGAGCCTATGCACCTTGGGTATGACAGTCGCCCTACTGCACCCCCTGTTTTtagtggcggtggtggtggtggtggtggatatgcCGCTTCGACGGGCGTGACAAGCAAACCCCAATATGCTGAATTCGATGTCAGCAAGAACAAGCCTGGAAATGAAGATGCACTTCCCGAGATGCCGAGCTGGGAAGGTGCGGAGAGCAAGAAGATCgtgttggaagaggaggaggaggccgtgGAGATGAACCAGTTGAAGAAGCCCGAAGCCAACTCACCAAACGCGCAAAGCCCGACCATGATGAATGGAGTGGCTGCGGCGGGTGCGATACCTGGGCGTGGTTCTACGAGCCCGAACCCGGGGAGCAGAAGCCCTTACGGACCACCAGGCGCTGGAGCACAATCTAATGGATACTTCCCTCCAGGGGCTGTGGCTAACGATCCATACAACCAGACTGCGCAGAGTTACAACCAGCCAGCGGGTGGTTATGGACAGCCGGGTCAAGGGTACGGTATGGCTCCAGGTGCAAACGGACCAGGTGCAGTGGGAATAGGTGCAATTGGACCAGGCGCAATGGGGCCAGGTGCAATCGGACCAGGACGTAGGTCTCCTGGTAACGTTGGCGGCGGGTATAATACTGGGTATGACAACAATGACTATGGACAGCCGGGCTACGGACAACAGGGCTAtggacagcaacagcaaggtGTGACACCTCGGCAGACGGGACAGGGTGGTGGATATGACAACTATGGCGATATCTACGACAGCTACGGCACTGGGACGAATCAACCGTATGGTGGCGCTCAGGAACTGGACGCTGGCAGCTATGGGCAACCCCCCTCAGCACAACCAGCTGCTGGACCTCAGGCGGGTTATGGAGGAGCCTATGGCCAAGGCCAAAGACGGACACCTGGCCCTCAAGCCGATGCAGGGTATGGCAACCCCAACCAAAGACGGACGCCCGGACCCCAGAGTGATTACAACAATGGCTATGGTGGAAGCCCAAGACGCACCCCTGCGCCTCAGGATAGctacggcggcggcggttaTGATGCTCCCGCCCCAGCATATGGCAGCAGCCAGGACAGACGGTCGCCTGGTCCCCAGCAAGGATACGGccgcccaccccccaacaGACAATACTCGTCGTCTGACTCTCGCGGTCCACAACGTCAGTACTCGGGCAACGACGTGAGCTCGTCCTCCGACAACATGGGAGGGTTTGATTTCGGCACGAGCTATAGCCGTCCatcacaacagcagcaacaaccaagCAGCGGATACGGCCGTCCTCCACAAGCACAGCAGAGCAGTGGATACAGGCAAGCGACGACTCCCGTAGTGGAGGAGCAGAGCGCGGCGTACCCGGGGTATAAGCCTTATTCACCTGGACCTCCCAATTGA